The DNA window ctctttattattcgtgtttcttgatGTGTAATCTAAGATCTATAAATAGTATGAACTCCTTACCGGAGGTGCATCAGTGAATATTGTTTCAATACATAAGAAGAGTTCccctgagcactattcatcatcatcaaccaaAATGTCAAAAACCAACACACATTCTGCAACAAAGAAGTAAtttttcaactctttttttctttttctttttttctttctttttatatctTGTGAAACCCATTTAAGGGTTCAACCAATTGATCTAACATAATTCTACTGCTCTGTTGCAGATTGGTAGTTGTTACAGGATCCAGTAAGGGGATTGGATTTGAGATATGTCGCCAGTTTGCCACTATTGGCTTTACAGTGGTGTTGACAGcaagagatgagaagaggggtGTTGAAGCTGTGGAGAAGCTCAAAGGGTCTGGACTCTCTCATGTGATCTTTCATCAACTTAATGTGATGGACCCTGCTAGTATTGCTTCCCTGGCTGATTTCATCAAAAACCAGTTTGGAAAGCTTGATATCTTGGTAAATTTTGGAACATAATCATTATATTTGCTCAATAACTAGAATTCACTAGCAGAAATCCTGCATCTTTCATTTACTTTCTATACTAATGTAACTCGAAACTCATTGCAGGTGAACAATGCAGGGATTACTGGAATTATATTAGATGACGATTCTTACAAGGCCCTGATGGCAATAGATGGTCCTGTAAGTCTATACTATTGGTTTTCAATCAAATTTGATCTACTACTTATATGCTTCATAACTAAACTTCACTTGTCCAAAAATATATGATAAGGACTCAAAAAGTATTTTTTCTGATGCAGAATGAAGTTTGGCTAGCCAAATACAATGAACTAGCAAGACAGACCCATGAATCAGCCAAAGAATGTGTCCAAACAAACTACTACGGCACCAAAAGAGTGACTAAAGCACTTCTTCCCCTCCTTCAGCTATCC is part of the Macadamia integrifolia cultivar HAES 741 chromosome 9, SCU_Mint_v3, whole genome shotgun sequence genome and encodes:
- the LOC122088730 gene encoding salutaridine reductase-like; the encoded protein is MSKTNTHSATKKLVVVTGSSKGIGFEICRQFATIGFTVVLTARDEKRGVEAVEKLKGSGLSHVIFHQLNVMDPASIASLADFIKNQFGKLDILVNNAGITGIILDDDSYKALMAIDGPNEVWLAKYNELARQTHESAKECVQTNYYGTKRVTKALLPLLQLSDSPRIVNVSSTLGQLQYLTDTWAKEVLGDENGLTIDRVDDLLNKFLKDFKETNGWHAYTISKAAVNAYTRILAKKFPKFRINCVCPGYVKTDINYNTGICTVEEGAAGPVKLALFPDDGPSGFFFIQKELSTF